The Arachis ipaensis cultivar K30076 chromosome B07, Araip1.1, whole genome shotgun sequence genomic interval TCTCTTTAAATCTGTATAACATTACCTTTATACGctataattttctttatttttatattgtatatGTTTAGCATAAAATATATAACTCAATAGTCAACTCTTTTATAAATTGTGTAGTCTTTGATAGTTGCAATTATAACCTCTCTAGAACTAAATTTTATTTCAATAATAAATTTGCCGTCTCCAACAATAAGTGGATCTGCAATAATACTACAAAAAGTAATTATACATTACAATTAACAACCACAGTAGAATCATCATCTCATAGaacaaaaaaatatagaaatactCTATTAATATCATATTCACATACTAGCATTCACATATTCGGAAAAACTCCGATGCATTCAAAGCCACAAGATCCAAATCGCGCATAAAAGACGGTTTTCTAAACAGATGTTGACTTGTTAGGACATTTGTCACTTCATCTAAAAAATGGCTCATTAGTGCAGTCAACATCATCTCCATCTATATTTAGATCATTTATTTCATAGTTACCTTCAAATTCATCTTCGTTTTCACTATTGTAGCATTCAAATTTGTCTCTATCGACTTCTTCAACACCATAAGTCAATTGTTCGAACTCAACGTATAGCTCGATGGCAAAATCATGTGATCGACTTTCGTGATATATTGAAAACATTTTTTGCATCGTTGCTTCATTAGTGGCATACTTCGTCTCGAACTGTATGAATCTTCCAAATACTGTTACAAGATATCTGTATACAATGCTAGTCACTCTTTTCAATATCTGAGGATATATCCTTTCACAAATTATACTTGTTAGTTCTTCAAATAATATGGTAAAAGTAACAACAATATCACATAAATTCTCACACATAAATCTTACACCTTCAGAtgtctaaaataaaatttgaccATTATAATATACTCTCAAATTAATTCTATCAcccatttttttaatattttttaaattaaaaacaacagCAACAAATTtacaagaagaataaaaacagagaaagagtaGAATAGGAAGAGAAACAAAATGAACACGAAAATTCGGATAAATCCTTATTTGTAGCCGCTGCGATTCATTTTTTTTCCTGAACAAATCGCTCCAAACATCCATTGAGTCGCCCCACCATACATCAATAGCCTCCACCACTCCTAAGTCACCTCCACCATTTTTGTctattaaaagaaaaatctttTTTGCAGTAATCGGTCTCccttttctaacttttttttgTCCTGTTCTTACTTCACACAAATTGCCGGCAGCGATTTCTGGTAAAACACAAATTAAATCTGCATCATAATAGAAAATAATATCAATCGcagtttaatattaaaaaaatttagcaTTTAGTAGATTCTCAATCGAGTAAAAATCTTATTCCCTATCTTTGTCTTCATTTTTTTGTGGGAACAAATTTCATCTCTTTTAAAACTTATTAAAagatctctatttttattttcataacGGATAATACCTGTATATACCTATTttaatggattttttttttcatccatAACCCAAGCAAAATATATAACCCAAGCAAACCAATAAAATTGCTACGTTCAGTACATGTCCACAAGCTTCTCATTCCAAGAACTTGGAATCCAAGTAAATTAAAGCTTCTTAATGATGATATACACACCATGTCCTGGCTCTACAATCATTCTATATGCTGGAGAATGGCTATAACTAGGCGAGAGTGAGAAGCTAAACTTAGAAATAATAAGTGCCAACACAACCTTCAATTGGACCATAGCAAAGTTCCTCCCCAAGCACAATCTAGGCCCCAATCCAAATGGCACATAAGCCTGTGGGAACTTGCATGCTTGAGACACACCTTCTTTGAACCTTTCTGGCTTGAATTCATTAGAGTCTTGCCCCCAATTTTCAGGGTCTCTATGCAATGTTGGAATTAGGGTCCACAAACAAACTCCTTTAGGAACATTTATGTCTCCAATTTGAATGTCTTCATATGCTTCCCTTGATACAAATGCTGCTGGTGGGTACAAACGTAGCACTTCATGAATCACCATATTCAcctatatatatgtatagattAAAGCAACACTATGAATAAGTAAGAGTATATATATTCTTCACATTAATTAGTTATTTTACAGTGATTATAATTTCCTTACTTCATCCACTCCATGTCTCCGTACCAATTATTTCACATTGACTCCTAGATGTCTAAAGGTTTAATTTTTCTGTTGGttcttatagtttcaccaaatttttaattagatctttatacttttttttttcaattgagtccctacattgtttttaattttgtaattaagatttttttatataaaaaatattaaaattaacagaatatttctCTCAAAATACATgtaatcaaagatctaattaaGTTTTGAGAGTAACATAATAATTAAACCATATTTAAATTGTGATTGAGGAAAACATTTCTTATACAATATACAAACTTGAtttcataaaatttttatttttcaaagataATTTATCTAAGTTAATTTTTGAAAGAtacttttttaaaaattctaacatctataaaaaaaaaaactttcaatATGCATAAAGAATAATTATTATATttggtaaaatattttttaaaatttaaaaaaattataatattcacAAATCAACTATATCCAATACATGCATATCATATCTAGATGACTAGATGTATATAGATTTAGGAACATTTTTAAAAAGTGAAAACAACACTAAATGTAAACAGAGAAAGTATATAAAGTTGTGGAAGAaatcaaagtagcaaaaagaatGCATGAATTTGAACATACTGTTTTGAGGAGGGGAAGAGAATCAGCATGAGGTATGCCATGGGGGCAAACCTCAGCAACCTCAGTCCTAATCTTTTCTTGCCATTGAGGGTGCAAAGCAAGCAGCATCAAGCTCCAAGACGCGGCGATGGCGGTGGTCTCATGTCCGGCGAAATATATGTTCTTGCAGTTGTCAACTATGAACCTCCTTGAAAATTCCTTCCCTAGACTCTTATCAGCCATGGCTGCTTCTAAAAGCAACTGCATCAGATCCTTCTCCCACGATGAGCACTCTCGCTTTCGCTCGTCCACTAAACTCCAGATCAGTGATTCTATCTCTTTCTCTAAGCTGCTGATTTGCTTCTGCTTCTTTGAAGACAAAAATAGTTTGCCACTGTAATTTTTTTCAATCAGTAAGTTCGAACACAATTCAACATAGTCACTACTCTCTCAGTATTGTTAGAGAATATATCCATTATTCATATCTGGATATGAATAATGGATTCAAAAATTGgtctactaaaataaaaatacactgcaCCCGCAAATTATTCACcgaaatcttaatattagaataactattTGCACATCAAATTAAACATCTGATACattcattgttcacattatttaatattttcattgtcaacttatattttttttaaaaaaaaaacacataaataattatattctcTAACATGTTTTTTTGAATATGATTCTTTTTTTGAGTTTGGTTAAATTTTTtacataaattttatttttttatttattttatactattttttaaatccatttacattttctttctttataaTAAATACTNNNNNNNNNNNNNNNNNNNNNNNNNNNNNNNNNNNNNNNNNNNNNNNNNNNNNNNNNNNNNNNNNNNNNNNNNNNNNNNNNNNNNNNNNNNNNNNNNNNNNNNNNNNNNNNttattaattaaaaataatttaagtaTACAATTAATTAGTGACAACCTGTTTTATATGGGTATGAATAATATTAttttggaaaagtataggtaaataatgagaatattaaacaatatgaacaatggaTATGTTGAATGTTTAATTTAAGAGAAAAACTATGCGTACAAGCGATTAGGGCTTGTAAGTATTACAAGTCAATTAAACTCTAATTCCCAAAATTCGCTGCAAGTGCTACATTCCTTACACGCGCTACatcccttcttcttctccttttttttcgaTCGTTCTTTTCTCCCTCTTTCTCACTGGTTTGTTCTTCGTCGTTGACGTTAGTTCCTCCACATACTGTTACGGCACGTTTtcattgcaccttcttcttcttgctgcacgttcttcttcctcttcctcttcttcttcctcttcctcttcctcttcttcttcttcttttcttcttcttcttcttctgcacgttcttcttctttctttttcttcttcttgctgcaccttcttcttcttcttcttcttcttttttcgttattctcgatttctattattttttgacatcaagctctgaaatcgtttttgaagaagaagtagcagaagatgaggaggagaaagagaaagagttatgAATTATGCatgattttgggtgtattttcttaaatcttttgggtgtattttctgtaatcttttgggtgtatttctataatcatttgggtgaattcctgtaaccgtttgggtgtatttctgtaatctcttgggtgtattttatgtaattgtttgggtgtatttctgtaatacttgccattttttctgaaatgaaaaatacacccatagatatcagtcagatatcactcaaatATACCaaaatgattacagaaatacacccaaaggattacagaaaatacactCAAACGGTTACAaaaattcacccaaacgattataggaatacacccaaaggatttaagaaaatacacccaaaggatttaagaaaattcagaactctttctctttctcctcctcatcttctgctgcttcttcttcttcaaaaacgattttaccatgaaaaatcgaaaaaaaaagagaaaacagagagaaaagacgtaatagaagaagaagaagaagaagaagaggaaaacgaggaagaagaacgtgcagaaacgaaagaaaaggagaagaagaagagtaagaggaagaagaacatgcagcaagaaaaagaagaatttcagaaaccatgaaaatcgaaaaaaaaaaaacgaagaggaagaggaagaggaagaggaagaagaagaagacaaagacgaagaagaagaagaagagaagaagaagaagaagacgaagaggaaCTGTTTGAGTGGGGCGCGTGTAGTTACGCTTCATTCAAAATGAGTTAATGCGCGTGTTAATGAAGTTTGGGCTGataacttgtaaaacttgtacggcctttttacttgtatgtgtagcaggcccctTAATTTAATAGATATGTAGATAATGATgttgattatttttaattggatggttattctTTTTATTCGATTTATTCAAACACAGTTAACAATagctggatgttcaattcactagatgTACAGATTGGTTATCTTTATTAGGGTTTAGGAAATAATTTTGGGATggaatatttttttactttattagatcaattttaaaatccattattcacattatttacaaaAGTTATTATCTACCTAGCAAAACCCTTCTTTTTATCTGTCCTAAATTTTTTAAGATAGATAGTATCATCACAAGTACCAAACAAAGATGAGTATAAATGCACGGTATTATACTATTATTTACCGGAAACCGTTGAGACCAAAGAGGAAGCCACCCTGGTCAGACATAGTCTTCTGAAGTTT includes:
- the LOC107609469 gene encoding cytochrome P450 714A1 isoform X2 produces the protein MEFSSSMAMKMGSCVVVLGLITWVLYVYGNIWYKSKRVRRKLIAQGIKGPQPSFLCGNIADMQRIQAQVNNFIEAPNNGRRCNNNVNHHQFLAHDYTATLFPYFEHWRKKYGQVYTYSTGMKQHLYVNNPELVTEMNQSITLDLGKPTYITNKLAPLLGNGILRANGHSWANQRKLVAAEFFMDKVKGMVGLMIESAQPLLRKWEELISGTGTGLAEVKVDADLRDFSADVISRVCFGHSYFKGKDLFSKLRKLQKTMSDQGGFLFGLNGFRGKLFLSSKKQKQISSLEKEIESLIWSLVDERKRECSSWEKDLMQLLLEAAMADKSLGKEFSRRFIVDNCKNIYFAGHETTAIAASWSLMLLALHPQWQEKIRTEVAEVCPHGIPHADSLPLLKTVNMVIHEVLRLYPPAAFVSREAYEDIQIGDINVPKGVCLWTLIPTLHRDPENWGQDSNEFKPERFKEGVSQACKFPQAYVPFGLGPRLCLGRNFAMVQLKVVLALIISKFSFSLSPSYSHSPAYRMIVEPGHGVYIIIKKL
- the LOC107609469 gene encoding cytochrome P450 714A1 isoform X3; this encodes MHAKIPRSLVSKWKGSIVQFQNYQMTHFIVVANDMGTIITPSKWILCFSHRTRVIYVENPYFSLEAFHFKSIPDLLNVDKLDDSEDFGQVYTYSTGMKQHLYVNNPELVTEMNQSITLDLGKPTYITNKLAPLLGNGILRANGHSWANQRKLVAAEFFMDKVKGMVGLMIESAQPLLRKWEELISGTGTGLAEVKVDADLRDFSADVISRVCFGHSYFKGKDLFSKLRKLQKTMSDQGGFLFGLNGFRGKLFLSSKKQKQISSLEKEIESLIWSLVDERKRECSSWEKDLMQLLLEAAMADKSLGKEFSRRFIVDNCKNIYFAGHETTAIAASWSLMLLALHPQWQEKIRTEVAEVCPHGIPHADSLPLLKTVNMVIHEVLRLYPPAAFVSREAYEDIQIGDINVPKGVCLWTLIPTLHRDPENWGQDSNEFKPERFKEGVSQACKFPQAYVPFGLGPRLCLGRNFAMVQLKVVLALIISKFSFSLSPSYSHSPAYRMIVEPGHGVYIIIKKL
- the LOC107609469 gene encoding cytochrome P450 714A1 isoform X1, whose amino-acid sequence is MEFSSSMAMKMGSCVVVLGLITWVLYVYGNIWYKSKRVRRKLIAQGIKGPQPSFLCGNIADMQRIQAQVNNFIEAPNNGRRCNNNVNHHQFLAHDYTATLFPYFEHWRKKYDYFIPGQVYTYSTGMKQHLYVNNPELVTEMNQSITLDLGKPTYITNKLAPLLGNGILRANGHSWANQRKLVAAEFFMDKVKGMVGLMIESAQPLLRKWEELISGTGTGLAEVKVDADLRDFSADVISRVCFGHSYFKGKDLFSKLRKLQKTMSDQGGFLFGLNGFRGKLFLSSKKQKQISSLEKEIESLIWSLVDERKRECSSWEKDLMQLLLEAAMADKSLGKEFSRRFIVDNCKNIYFAGHETTAIAASWSLMLLALHPQWQEKIRTEVAEVCPHGIPHADSLPLLKTVNMVIHEVLRLYPPAAFVSREAYEDIQIGDINVPKGVCLWTLIPTLHRDPENWGQDSNEFKPERFKEGVSQACKFPQAYVPFGLGPRLCLGRNFAMVQLKVVLALIISKFSFSLSPSYSHSPAYRMIVEPGHGVYIIIKKL